Genomic window (Daucus carota subsp. sativus chromosome 5, DH1 v3.0, whole genome shotgun sequence):
TCAGAGGAGGAATGTGTATCTAGAGGACGGTAATATGTTCcaaaaacacaattaaaattcAAGACTGCTTTATGGTGAAAACAAATCAAGACATACAGTAGCAATGACTATCAAGAAGCTTCTGCAGTTTGAAGTTTTGAAAACAGAGTGAAGAAAGGTTCAGTTGTGATGTTTAAGAATTGTATCAAGCTATTGAGAGAAGATTGACAAGTATACCCCAAGAAATTGCCTAATATCTCCTCTGCAAGCAACATTTTGAAGGAATCCCAATCCAACGTTGACCTCGGAGCCTACAAAGGAGCCGATGTTGACAAATACATCTTCAGGCAGAACCAAACGAGGAACTTCAGACGGAGATCTATTACCAATGATAAATCAACAAATAAATATGACCACAATTAGCATAAGCTAATACTATGAAGGAATTACTAGAAATCTGTTGTGTACCTGTTCAAGAGACCTGATGCATTTGACAAAAGAAACTGAGCAACCATACCAATAACCAGGGCAAAACATAAGAGAGAAAGAAAATTGTAATTGAGCCATTCAAAGAGCACCCAGACTACAGTAGCACTGGTTAAAACACTTGCCGAGATCTTCTTGTTCCTCCACAACATACAATCAGCAGCTACACATAGTTATGAATTTAAAATTAGAGAAGGCTGAATCATCTACAACAGGATAAAAGAAATAACTTTATGGCCTGTTTGGGAACTTGAATTTCATTCTGGATCTGACAAATGACATGTTTAAATACACAAAAAAAGTTGGACCGGATTTCATATGAAATCCATGAtattcaaatactagtataaagttgagaatttgaaatgacaccccaaatcatgtcatttgaaatccaaaatttgaaatgaaaggcATGTTCCCAAACGCAATCTTAGGGGTCTTGGTTGTGTCTCGGATCTACATACATGTATACCTGTTAAGGTCTCATAAAGATAATAACTACACCTTTATAGATGTTGTATGGAACACAATTGAGACGGGGCATATATATACTTAGACCCTCAAACATTTAAAATAGACTCTTCTGATAATAAAGAATAGATACAGTACGTTTTCCACCCCCCAAAACATGGTGAACGGGTTTCTGGCGCCCAaagagtttgttgaattgaGAAGAGACTGACTTTGAAACCTCCTCCTCAAAAAAAGACCCAGATTTCTGTCTTGAAAGACCATCTGCAAGTGTGCCCATGACATTATGCAAGAGTCTCTCAGATGTTATCTCCTCAGGCATGGCTCTGACACTTCATAAAGGTAGTGAGATTACAGTTAGATAAAAAGTTCAGACTTCTGAGCTTTTCTCTTAAACTCTATATTTGACAAACAGCAAAGCACCTACACTACATTTTAAAAATTCAGCAGGGTTTATAGATATAAGTTATAATGACAATATCTAAAGACAAAGTAGACACAACCGGAAGCACAAGAACCTTTGATATATAAAGAGACGAAACCTAAACAGATAGGAGATTGCATTACGATATTTTGCACGGGTTTGTCTTTCAACAGTAGCAGTGAGCAAGCAAAAAGACCAAATATTGTCAATATAGTAGCTTAGACCATAAATTCATCTCCTACGCACCGAGAAACAAGTGGATGTCAGGATGGTGAAAGTCTTGATTTTTTGGACTTGCATAATATACTAAGCCACTAATTCAGTCGGATTTCTATAAGTATTCACTTCTAAATTTTTCAACAAAAGAAAGTACAAAGATCTATCAGGTGATAAAACAGAAACAAAATACATTGATTAGAACAATACCAAACAATTAGAGTGAGGTGAAATGTACAATTTTTATCGAACCACTACACTTGTTAACAGTTTGTCCTGATGCTGGAAACCAGGGAACCGATCCAGAAAAGAAACCAAGTTCATGAAATATAGAGAGTTCCACT
Coding sequences:
- the LOC108223799 gene encoding reticulon-like protein B8 isoform X1 is translated as MPEEITSERLLHNVMGTLADGLSRQKSGSFFEEEVSKSVSSQFNKLFGRQKPVHHVLGGGKPADCMLWRNKKISASVLTSATVVWVLFEWLNYNFLSLLCFALVIGMVAQFLLSNASGLLNRSPSEVPRLVLPEDVFVNIGSFVGSEVNVGLGFLQNVACRGDIRQFLGVVGSLFVAAIIGSWCNFLTVLYIGFVAAHTLPVLYERYDDQIDNFIYKVLGQLQHNYRKLDARVLSKVPTRRFTRKKSM
- the LOC108223799 gene encoding reticulon-like protein B8 isoform X2 yields the protein MPEEITSERLLHNVMGTLADGLSRQKSGSFFEEEVSKSVSSQFNKLFGRQKPVHHVLGGGKPADCMLWRNKKISASVLTSATVVWVLFEWLNYNFLSLLCFALVIGMVAQFLLSNASGLLNRSPSEVPRLVLPEDVFVNIGSFVGSEVNVGLGFLQNVACRGDIRQFLGVLLLPTPYQFYMRDMMTKLITSFTRCWGSYSIITVN